Proteins found in one Ovis aries strain OAR_USU_Benz2616 breed Rambouillet chromosome 19, ARS-UI_Ramb_v3.0, whole genome shotgun sequence genomic segment:
- the OXTR gene encoding oxytocin receptor (The RefSeq protein has 2 substitutions compared to this genomic sequence) — translation MEGAFAANWSAEAVNGSAAPPGTEGNRTAGPPQRNEALARVEVAVLSLILFLALSGNACVLLALRTTRHKHSRLFFFMKHLSIADLAVAVFQVLPQLLWDITFRFYGPDLLCRLVKYLQVVGMFASTYLLLLMSLDRCLAICQPLRSLRRRTDRLAVLATWLGCLVASAPQVHIFSLREVADGVFDCWAVFIQPWGPKAYITWITLAVYIVPVIVLAACYGLISFKIWQNLRLKTEAAAAEAAAGAEGAAADCAGRAALARVSNVKLISKAKIRTVKMTFIVVLAFIVCWTPFFFVQMWSVWDADAPKEASAFIIAMLLASLNSCCNPWIYTLFTGHLFQDLVQRFLCCSFRRLKGSQPGETSVSKKTHSYTFVLSRHSSSQRSCSQPSTV, via the exons ATGGAGGGCGCGTTTGCGGCAAACTGGAGCGCGGAGGCGGTCAACGGGAGCGCGGCGCCTCCGGGAACCGAGGGCAATCGCACTGCCGGGCCGCCACAGCGCAACGAGGCCCTGGCGCGGGTGGAGGTGGCCGTGCTGTCCCTCATCCTGTTCCTGGCGCTGAGCGGCAACGCGTGCGTGCTGCTGGCGCTGCGCACCACGCGCCACAAGCACTCGCGCCTCTTCTTCTTCATGAAGCACCTGAGCATAGCCGACCTGGCGGTGGCGGTGTTCCAGGTGCTGCCGCAGCTTCTGTGGGACATCACGTTCCGTTTCTACGGGCCCGACCTGCTGTGCCGCCTCGTCAAGTACCTGCAGGTGGTGGGCATGTTCGCGTCCACCTACCTGCTGCTGCTCATGTCGCTCGACCGCTGCCTGGCCATCTGCCAGCCGCTGCGCTCGCTGCGCCGCCGCACCGACCGCCTGGCGGTACTCGCCACCTGGCTCGGCTGCCTGGTGGCCAGCGCGCCGCAGGTGCACATCTTCTCGCTGCGCGAGGTGGCCGACGGCGTCTTCGACTGCTGGGCCGTTTTCATTCAGCCCTGGGGGCCCAAGGCCTACATCACGTGGATCACGCTCGCCGTCTACATTGTGCCGGTCATCGTGCTTGCCGCCTGCTACGGCCTTATCAGCTTCAAGATCTGGCAGAACTTACGGCTCAAGacggaggcggcggcggcagaGGCTGCCGCGGGGGCTGAGGGCGCGGCGGCAGACTGCGCGGGGCGCGCGGCTCTGGCCCGCGTCAGCAACGTCAAGCTCATCTCTAAGGCTAAGATCCGCACGGTCAAGATGACCTTCATCGTCGTGCTGGCCTTCATCGTGTGCTGGACGCCATTCTTTTTCGTGCAGATGTGGAGTGTCTGGGATGCCGATGCGCCCAAGGAAG CCTCGGCTTTCATCATCGCCATGCTTCTGGCCAGCCTCAACAGCTGCTGCAACCCCTGGATCTACATGCTCTTCACGGGCCACCTCTTCCAAGACCTTGTGCAGCGCTTCCTCTGCTGCTCATTCCGCCGCCTGAAAGGCAGCCAGCCTGGGGAGACGAGCGTCAGCAAAAAGATCCATTCGTACACCTTTGTCCTGAGCCGGCACAGCTCCAGCCAGAGAAGCTGCTCGCAGCCATCCACGGTGTGA